The following coding sequences are from one Arachis hypogaea cultivar Tifrunner chromosome 7, arahy.Tifrunner.gnm2.J5K5, whole genome shotgun sequence window:
- the LOC140174324 gene encoding uncharacterized protein — translation MLRPPYWGKALARKLIGARYYWPSMMEDSKEFVRKCAKCQENANFHRAPASELSLLMTSRPFGQWGVDLLGPFPGLKKRLGDKKGTWAEELALVLWSYRTTEQSSMGETPFRMTYGVDAMIPVEISEPSPRLLLKGVEEAVEKDLVDEAREIAHLTEIALKQRMALRYNAKVLKREFGKNDLVLRRNDIGLPTRGEGKLATNWEGPYRVKEVLGKGAYKLEKLDGKEIPRTWNAGNLRRFYS, via the exons ATGCTGCGGCCACCATATTGGGGTAAAGCCCTGGCGAGAAAGCTCATTGGAGCTAGATACTACTGGCCATCGATGATGGAAGATTCCAAAGAATTTGTGAGGAAATGCGCAAAGTGTCAAGAGAACGCCAACTTTCATAGAGCACCGGCTTCCGAACTCAGCTTGCTGATGACCTCCCGACCCTTTGGACAATGGGGAGTGGACCTCTTGGGACCTTTCCCG GGCCTCAAGAAGCGGCTGGGTGACAAAAAAGGTACATGGGCCGAGGAACTTGCTTTAGTCCTTTGGTCTTACCGAACAACCGAGCAGTCTTCAATGGGTGAAACCCCCTTCCGCATGACATACGGGGTGGACGCGATGATACCCGTGGAAATCAGCGAGCCGAGCCCGCGGCTACTTCtaaagggagtagaagaagcagTGGAAAAAGACTTGGTAGATGAGGCCAGAGAGATTGCCCATTTGACAGAAATAGCGCTAAAGCAGAGAATGGCTCTGCGTTACAATGCCAAAGTGCTCAAGAGGGAGTTCGGAAAAAATGACCTGGTCTTACGACGCAACGACATAGGGCTACCGACCCGAGGAGAAGGAAAATTAGCGACAAATTGGGAAGGCCCCTATAGGGTCAAAGAGGTGCTCGGCAAAGGCGCCTACAAATTGGAGAAGCTCGACGGCAAGGAGATACCGAGAACATGGAATGCAGGTAACTTGAGGAGATTTTATTCCTAG
- the LOC112701292 gene encoding uncharacterized protein, producing the protein MGATPFHRSILEVRLPKHFNKPTDMRYDGTQDPQEHLTDFEARINLEGVGEEVRCRAFLFTLAGSAIRWFNSIPQGSVTGFSDVSRAFLAQFTTRIAKAKHPINLLGVTQKTDDMTRKYLDRFNDECLEIEGLTDSVVSLCLTNGLLNEDFKKYLTTKPVWTMQEIQTVYRKYINDEELRPLKDRSEGNESIYCDYHKGYGHKTQDCFDLKDALEQAIRDGKLAEFSHLIREPRRRNCDHNGEDKTRTVKQRQEPRDDDHGLTVVNVVTARNTAPTSRSAHKKDAKILAISSSSSRIPKRAPPISFGPEDQWFDEILESPPMVIKARVRTGLVKRILIDTGADSNIIFRNVFDALGLRNADLTTHQYSVVGLGDHFIKPDGIISLLISVGQGQARRSVMAEFVVLRDSTAYNIILGRKTIKDVRTVISTKLLVMKFVTDDGFVGSIKGE; encoded by the exons ATGGGCGCCACCCCATTCCATCGTTCCATCCTCGAAGTCCGGTTGCCAAAGCACTTTaacaaaccaacggacatgaggtatgacgGAACTCAAGATCCACAAGAGCACCTCACGGACTTCGAGGCCAGAATAAACCTGGAGGGAGTGGGAGAAGAAGTAAGGTGTCGCGCCTTCCTGTTCACCCTAGCAGGCTCTGCGATACGGTGGTTCAATAGCATCCCCCAGGGCTCCGTGACCGGCTTCTCAGATGTCAGTCGCGCCTTCTTAGCACAATTCACCACCAGGATTGCAAAGGCAAAACACCCGATCAATCTGCTTGGTGTCACTCAGAAAACCGATGACATGACCAGGAAGTACTTAGATCGCTTCAACGATGAATGCCTGGAGATCGAGGGGTTAACCGATTCAGTGGTGAGTCTCTGCCTGACGAACGGGCTCCTTAACGAGGACTTCAAAAAGTACCTCACCACAAAGCCAGTCTGGACGATGCAAGAAATCCAGACAGTATACCGCAAATACATTAATGACGAGGAG CTCCGACCTTTGAAGGACCGATCTGAGGGAAACGAGAGCATCTACTGTGATTACCATAAGGGCTATGGACACAAAACGCAGGACTGCTTCGACCTGAAAGATGCACTGGAACAAGCAATCAGGGATGGAAAACTAGCCGAATTCTCCCACCTCATCAGAGAGCCGAGAAGACGAAATTGCGACCACAATGGGGAAGACAAGACCCGAACGGTGAAGCAACGGCAGGAGCCAAGGGACGACGACCACGGCCTTACCGTAGTGAATGTAGTGACCGCGAGAAACACAGCCCCAACGTCGAGATCGGCGCACAAAAAAGACGCCAAAATACTGGCTATCTCCTCCTCATCTTCGCGAATCCCCAAAAGAGCCCCACCCATATCTTTTGGTCCAGAAGACCAATGGTTTGACGAGATCCTGGAAAGTCCCCCCATGGTCATCAAGGCCAGGGTCAGAACCGGTCTCGTCAAACGAATCCTTATAGACACAGGGGCAGACTCGAACATTATCTTTCGCAACGTGTTCGACGCATTAGGCCTACGAAATGCTGACCTAACTACTCACCAGTACAGTGTCGTAGGGCTTGGTGATCACTTCATCAAGCCAGACGGGATAATCTCCCTACTGATCTCTGTGGGACAAGGACAAGCAAGGAGATCGGTAATGGCTGAGTTCGTAGTTCTGAGGGACTCCAcggcctacaacatcatcctaggaaggaaGACCATTAAAGATGTTCGGACAGTGATCAGTACAAAGCTGCTAGTGATGAAGTTTGTCACGGACGACGGATTTGTGGGATCCATTAAAGGAGAATGa